Proteins co-encoded in one Corynebacterium lujinxingii genomic window:
- a CDS encoding AzlC family ABC transporter permease has product MAVSRETKEQIRLGVKDSWLVGLGLIPLGFAFGLLISQTGFAWWWAPIFSTIVYAGSMEFLAIDMVVSGLGPFSSALTAFMVNFRHIFYGLTFPRDVVPRGLPTAYVTYGLTDEAYAVTSTLHGRPTGPRILTIVALVNVIWLLSGIAGALVGNVIPDNIEGFEFALTSLFAVLAYEAFQSSRDLSGPLIAGGLAVLAAFVVPGQVIIAGLLAYFGVLLLRFWAPRIDDLLTWRVR; this is encoded by the coding sequence GTGGCTGTTTCACGTGAAACAAAGGAGCAGATCCGGCTCGGCGTGAAGGACTCGTGGCTCGTTGGCCTCGGCCTGATCCCGCTCGGTTTCGCCTTTGGGCTGCTGATCTCGCAGACCGGTTTCGCCTGGTGGTGGGCCCCGATCTTCTCGACCATCGTCTACGCCGGTTCGATGGAATTTCTCGCCATCGACATGGTGGTGTCCGGCCTCGGCCCCTTCTCGTCGGCGCTGACCGCTTTCATGGTCAATTTCCGCCACATTTTCTACGGACTGACTTTTCCGCGCGACGTTGTGCCGCGCGGTTTGCCCACCGCCTACGTCACGTACGGGCTCACCGACGAGGCCTATGCCGTCACCTCCACCCTCCACGGGCGCCCCACTGGGCCGCGGATCCTCACCATCGTCGCGCTGGTGAACGTGATCTGGCTTCTTTCCGGGATCGCGGGTGCCCTGGTGGGCAACGTCATCCCGGACAACATCGAAGGCTTCGAATTCGCCCTGACCTCGCTGTTCGCGGTGCTTGCCTACGAGGCGTTCCAATCCAGCCGCGACCTTTCCGGCCCGCTCATCGCCGGCGGCCTCGCGGTGCTTGCGGCATTTGTTGTGCCCGGGCAGGTGATCATCGCGGGCCTGCTCGCGTACTTCGGCGTTCTGCTGCTTCGCTTCTGGGCACCGCGTATCGACGACCTCCTCACCTGGCGGGTCCGCTGA
- a CDS encoding YqgE/AlgH family protein → MPEYFYADRLFNAMERVDPEPGMLLVAAPGMYSPEFARTVVLIIEQSAERTLGVVLNRRSETAVANVMPAWADLAAKPQAVHIGGPVRPEAAVALGVTSPGVDIDANPYFQRMANRLALLNLNADPEDFAGDVDGIRVFAGYAEWLPGQLDDEILRGDWFVAPALPSDVIASAGTDLWGDVMRRQAMPLPLFATFPANLEDN, encoded by the coding sequence ATGCCTGAGTACTTCTACGCTGACCGCCTCTTCAACGCCATGGAACGGGTGGACCCCGAGCCGGGCATGCTGCTCGTCGCCGCGCCCGGGATGTACTCGCCCGAGTTCGCCCGCACCGTGGTGCTGATCATTGAGCAGAGCGCTGAGCGCACCCTCGGCGTCGTGTTGAACCGCCGCAGCGAGACCGCCGTGGCCAACGTCATGCCGGCCTGGGCTGACCTCGCCGCGAAGCCTCAGGCCGTGCACATCGGCGGGCCTGTGCGCCCGGAGGCCGCCGTCGCACTCGGCGTGACCTCCCCCGGCGTGGACATCGACGCGAACCCCTACTTCCAGCGCATGGCCAACCGTCTCGCGCTGCTGAACCTCAACGCGGATCCCGAGGACTTCGCCGGCGACGTCGACGGCATCCGGGTCTTCGCCGGCTACGCCGAGTGGCTCCCGGGCCAACTCGACGACGAAATCCTGCGCGGCGACTGGTTCGTCGCCCCCGCCCTGCCCTCCGACGTGATTGCGTCGGCGGGTACAGATTTGTGGGGTGACGTGATGCGTCGTCAAGCAATGCCCCTGCCCCTGTTCGCCACGTTCCCCGCGAACCTCGAGGACAATTAG
- a CDS encoding CCA tRNA nucleotidyltransferase has protein sequence MARAQGVVEKHAALLEPLARLFAARGESLYIVGGSVRDAMLGREVHDLDFTTSARPDVIQEILGEWGEKVWDTGIEFGTVSAIRQGETVEITTFRSDLYDGVTRNPEVTFGDTLEGDLVRRDVACNAMAIELSLDDDSLAPTFHDPVNGLADLVIEVLDTPQEPEVSFRDDPLRMLRAARFVSQLGFTVADRVYDAMRDMAPEIQRITAERVQAELDKLMLGARPWEGIDLLVSTGVAQFILPEIPALQLETDEHMQHKDVYRHSLTVLRQATELEDEGPDLKLRWAALLHDIGKPATRAPKDGGGVTFHHHEVVGAKMSRKRLKALKYPKHVISDVGQLVFLHMRFHGFGEGQWTDSAVRRYVTDAGDLLPRLHKLVRADSTTRNAKKAARLQRTYDHLEERIADIAAKEDLARVRPDLDGNEIMQILDLKPGPEVGKAWKFLKELRLERGELDHDEAVAELKAWWENEHA, from the coding sequence ATGGCCCGGGCGCAGGGGGTCGTCGAAAAGCACGCTGCCCTGCTGGAGCCGCTCGCCCGACTCTTCGCGGCGCGCGGCGAGTCCTTATATATAGTCGGCGGCTCCGTGCGCGACGCCATGCTCGGCCGCGAGGTGCACGACCTTGACTTCACTACCTCCGCCCGCCCGGACGTGATCCAGGAGATCCTCGGCGAGTGGGGCGAAAAGGTGTGGGACACCGGCATCGAGTTCGGCACCGTCTCCGCGATCCGCCAGGGCGAAACCGTGGAGATCACCACCTTCCGCTCCGACCTGTACGACGGCGTCACCCGCAACCCCGAAGTCACCTTCGGTGACACCCTCGAGGGCGACCTTGTGCGCCGCGACGTCGCCTGCAACGCCATGGCCATCGAGCTCTCGCTTGACGACGACTCCCTCGCCCCGACCTTCCACGACCCCGTCAACGGCCTTGCCGACCTGGTCATCGAGGTGCTCGACACCCCACAGGAGCCGGAGGTGTCCTTCCGCGACGACCCGCTGCGCATGCTTCGCGCCGCCCGCTTCGTCTCCCAACTCGGCTTCACCGTGGCCGACCGGGTCTACGACGCGATGCGCGATATGGCCCCGGAGATCCAGCGGATCACCGCCGAGCGCGTCCAGGCCGAGCTGGACAAGCTCATGCTCGGCGCCCGTCCCTGGGAGGGCATCGACCTGCTGGTGTCCACCGGCGTCGCCCAGTTCATCCTGCCGGAGATCCCCGCCCTGCAGCTTGAGACCGACGAGCACATGCAGCACAAGGACGTCTACCGCCACTCCCTGACAGTGCTGCGCCAGGCCACCGAACTGGAGGACGAAGGCCCCGACCTGAAGCTGCGCTGGGCCGCGCTGCTTCACGACATCGGCAAGCCCGCCACCCGCGCCCCCAAAGATGGCGGCGGCGTGACCTTCCACCACCACGAGGTGGTCGGCGCCAAGATGTCCCGCAAGCGCTTGAAGGCTTTGAAGTACCCGAAGCACGTCATCTCGGATGTGGGCCAGCTGGTGTTCCTGCACATGCGCTTCCACGGCTTCGGCGAGGGCCAGTGGACCGACTCCGCCGTGCGCCGCTACGTCACCGACGCCGGGGATCTCCTCCCCCGCCTGCACAAACTCGTGCGTGCCGATTCCACCACCCGCAACGCCAAGAAGGCCGCCCGCCTGCAGCGCACCTACGACCACCTCGAGGAGCGCATCGCCGACATCGCCGCCAAGGAGGACCTCGCCCGCGTGCGCCCAGACCTCGACGGCAACGAGATCATGCAGATCCTGGACCTCAAACCCGGCCCCGAAGTGGGCAAAGCGTGGAAGTTTCTCAAGGAGCTACGCCTCGAACGTGGCGAGTTGGACCACGACGAAGCCGTTGCCGAACTCAAAGCCTGGTGGGAGAACGAACATGCCTGA
- a CDS encoding NUDIX hydrolase: MSENTRPVPGPSGNKGGSGGRRRSRKRRGGKPAQNKGGQNNSQKQGDGEENKKKPNRRRNPNNRRGRGGRGGQRNRNRNHNRRHSHYDRRHDSSIETRDETSAGGLVVSGMAEAVGKDGKVDMSRIYVALIGRLDRRGRLLWSMPKGHVEDGEHQWATAEREVWEETGISGEAFDTLGTIDYWFVSDGVRIHKTVHHNLLRFVDGVFNDEDPEVTEVAWVPMSELMEHLAYADERKLARIAYDRMPDLARKEVAAGRATPR; encoded by the coding sequence ATGAGTGAGAATACGCGGCCTGTACCGGGCCCCTCCGGGAACAAGGGGGGATCCGGCGGGCGGCGACGTTCGCGGAAGCGCCGCGGCGGCAAGCCGGCCCAGAACAAAGGCGGGCAGAACAATAGCCAGAAGCAGGGCGACGGCGAGGAGAACAAGAAGAAGCCGAACCGCCGCCGGAACCCGAATAACCGGCGGGGCAGGGGTGGCCGCGGCGGGCAGCGTAACCGGAACCGCAACCACAACCGCAGGCATTCGCATTACGACCGCAGGCACGACTCGTCGATAGAAACGCGCGACGAGACCTCGGCCGGCGGTCTGGTCGTCTCCGGCATGGCGGAGGCGGTGGGCAAGGACGGCAAGGTGGACATGAGCCGCATCTACGTCGCGCTCATCGGCCGCCTGGACCGACGCGGGCGCCTGCTGTGGTCGATGCCGAAGGGGCACGTCGAAGACGGCGAGCACCAGTGGGCGACCGCGGAGCGCGAGGTGTGGGAGGAGACCGGCATTTCCGGCGAGGCCTTCGACACCCTGGGCACGATCGACTATTGGTTCGTCTCGGACGGGGTGCGCATCCATAAGACGGTGCACCACAACCTGCTGCGCTTTGTCGACGGCGTGTTTAACGACGAGGACCCCGAGGTCACCGAGGTGGCGTGGGTGCCGATGAGCGAACTGATGGAGCACCTCGCGTACGCCGACGAGCGGAAACTGGCGCGTATCGCCTACGACCGCATGCCGGATCTGGCACGAAAGGAAGTCGCCGCCGGAAGGG